The Rhinoderma darwinii isolate aRhiDar2 chromosome 8, aRhiDar2.hap1, whole genome shotgun sequence genome has a window encoding:
- the RBM18 gene encoding putative RNA-binding protein 18, translated as MEEELKSLPLENASILSEGSLQDGHRLWIGNLDPKITEYHLLKLLQKFGNVKQFDFLFHKSGPLEGQPRGYCFVNFETKLEAEKAIQCLNGKMALSKKLVVRWAHAQIKRYDNYKSEKVLPISLEPSSSTEPTQSTLSVSAKIKAIEAKLKMMAENPDHDLPGQPAYSYFKASEKKRSTPYSRTSWKTKR; from the exons ATGGAGGAAGAATTAAAATCATTGCCTCTTGAGAACGCATCAATCCTGTCAGAGGGTTCACTTCAGGATGGACATCGCTTATGGATTGGGAATCTTGACCCTAAAATTACTGA GTATCATCTGTTAAAATTACTACAGAAATTTGGCAACGTGAAACAATTTGATTTCCTGTTTCACAAATCTGGGCCACTGGAAGGGCAACCTCGGGGCTACTGTTTTGTTAATTTTGAGACAAAACTG gAAGCAGAAAAGGCTATTCAGTGTCTTAATGGGAAAATGGCCCTGTCTAAGAAGTTGGTTGTGAGATGGGCACATGCACAGATTAAG CGATACGATAATTATAAAAGTGAAAAAGTCTTGCCGATCAGTTTGGAGCCATCTTCGAGCACAGAACCAACTCAGTCCACTTTAAG TGTCAGTGCTAAGATCAAAGCAATCGAAGCAAAGTTGAAGATGATGGCCGAGAATCCAGACCATGACTTACCTGGGCAACCAGCCTATTCTTATTTTAAGGCTTctgagaagaaaaggagcacacCGTATTCCAGAACTTCGTGGAAAACTAAGAGATGA